CTCGCCGACGAAAGGCTTGGAGCCTGTGAGCAGTTCGAAGAGGAGCACGCCCACGGAGTAGAGGTCCGTGCGCGCATCGATCTCTCCAGCGCGGATCTGCTCCGGGGCCATGTAGCTGGGGGTGCCCACGGCCAGGCCCGTGGTCAAGCCCGTCACCGTGTCGCGAAGCTTCGCCAGCCCGAAGTCCAGGATGCGGACCTGCTCGCCCAGCCCGACGGCCTCGGTCAGGATGATGTTGTCCGGCTTGATGTCCCGGTGGACGATGTTCTGCGCATGGGCGTGGGCCAGCCCCGCGAGCACCTGACGCACGAGGCCTAGCGCTCGCCTCACGGGCAGTGCCCCACCTTCGCTCACCAGCGTGCGCAGCGTCTGCCCGGTGACGAAGTCCATCACCATGAAGGGGGCGCCGTCCTGCACGCCGTAGTCGATGACCGGAACGCAGCACGGATGCGACAGCCGGCTCATCGCCTGTGCTTCGATCTGGAACCGCCGCTGGAAGCTCACGTCCGATGCCATCCAGGAGTGGAGGAACTTGATGGCCACGGCCCGGCCCAGTTCCAGCCGCTCGCCGCGGTACACCACGCCCATGCCTCCCGCGGAGAGCCGCTGGAGGATCCGGTAGCGCTCCTGCAAGACGGTGCCAATACGGGGGTCGGAGATGGCGGTGGCTTCCATGACAGGCGGGGGAAGTTATCAGGCCCGTCCCCTCGCGGGTGGAACACGGAGCAACTCGATGAGAGCTGGCGGTCAAGCGAGGGCCTGACGCCCAGCCCCATACCGCCCAACGCGAGCGCGGGCCCCGCTCGGGCTGGCACATCCTGGCCCAGCATGACGAGCGCACCGTCGTCGTCTACCAGGCCGACAACCCGCGCATCGGCCAGTTCGCGGCGGAGCACCGCCGGGACGATCGGCTCAACCTGCTGCTCACGCCGCGCGAGACGGTGCCGTGGCCCGCGGAGGAGGCCACGGCGCAGCGGCTGGGACTCTCACGGCCCACCTGAGCCACGTGCTAGGACAAAGGCCATGCGCCTGCGTCACCTCGCCCTGGTCCTCGCCCTGCCCCTCCTGCCGGCCTGCAAGAGCCAGAAGGAGGCGCCTCCCGCCGCTCCCGCGAAGCCCACCGCTCCGGAGACCGCGGCCAAGGCCCCCACCACCCAGAAGAGCCGCATCGGCCTCGTCCTGGGGCTCGGGGGACGCGGGGATCAGTCCTTCAATGACTCGGCCCTGCGCGGCCTGGAGGTCTGGGCCGCGGGCGTGAAGTACGAGGAGGGCGGCTACAAGGACGTTTCCTCCGAGGAGCTCGAGTCCACGCTCCAGCTGTCGCTCGGACAGGACAGGGCCCGGCGCAACCTCCAGGTGACTCCGCTCGGCATCACGCCCATCGTCCTCCAGAGCCGGGTGGCCGAGGACTACGAGCCCAACCTGCAACTGCTGGTGGAGGAGCAGGGCGTGGCGCTGTCGCTCGCGGTGGGCTTCATGCTGGAGAACGCGGTGGAGGCGGCGGCGAAGCGCAACCCGGACAAACACTTCCTCCTGGTGGACAGCCCGCTGCTGTCCGGCCAGGGCGAGCCGTACAGCCTGCCCAACGTGCGCACCGTCGTCTTCCGCGAGGAGGAGGGTTGCTACCTGGTGGGCGCGCTGGCCGGGCTCACGACGAAGACGGGCAAGGTGGGCTTCGTGGGCGGCATGGAGATTCCGCTGGTGAAGCGCTTCGAGGCCGGTTTCCGCGCGGGTGTGGCGGCCACCAACCCCAAGGCCACCGTGGTGTCCAACTACACCGGCGGCTTCACCAACTTCGCGCTCGGCAAGCAGGTGGGGCAGGACCTGCTGACCAAGGGCGCGGATGTCCTCTTCGCCGCTGCGGGCGTGGACGGTTTGGGCGCCATCCAGGCGGTGAAGGAGGCGCGTGACGAGGGCAAGACCGTCTACGTCATCGGCGTGGACTCGGACCCGTCTCACCTGGCGCCCAAGGCCGTGCTGTCCGCGGTGGTGAAGCGCGTGGACCTGGTGGTGTACGAGGCCGTGAGGGATGAGGTCCAGGGCCGCTTCCAGGGCGGCAACCAGTCCCTGGGCCTGAAGGAGGGCGGCATCACCTACGCCCCCGTGCGGCTGGACTTCCCTGGCAAGGACGGCGCCCTGGCCAGGCTGGAGGAGCTGAAGGCGAAGATCATCTCCGGGGAGCTCCAGGTGCCCACGCACCCGGATCAGCTCCGGCCCGCCACCGCGGCGCCTGGCACCCCCTGAGCGCTCAAGGCGCTTTTGGAGCGGGCTGGAGCGCCTTGCACGCGGGCTCGAGCCCGAGGTTGCAGGCCTTCTGGATGAACTCCCGGGAGCGCTCCGGGCTCTTCGCCACGCCGCTGCCACTGCGGTGGGCGATGCCGGCGTTGAGACAGCCTCCCGGGAACTCCGCGGCACAGGCCTTCTCGAATAGGGAGACGGCGCGCTTGGGATCCTTCGCCACGCCGTATCCCGCCATATAGGCCACACCGAGGCTGTTGCAGGCCGTCATGTGCCCCGCGTCGCAGGCCTTCGAGAAGAGGGCCGTGGATTTCTCCAGGTTCTTCTCCACGCCCTTGCCGTTCGCATGGGCGATGGCGAGGCTGAAGCACCCATCCGCGTGCCCCTTGCCGCAGGCCTTCTCGAAGGAGGCGCCAGCACGCCCCGGATCCTTGTCCACGCCCAGGCCCGCGTTGTAGGCGAGGCCCACGTTGAAACAGCCCTTCGCATCCTCCGCCTTGCAGCTCTTGTCGAAGAGCGCGAAGGCCTGCTTCGGATCCTTCTGCACGCCCGTGCCCTCCGCGTAGGCGATGCCCAGGTTGTTGCAGGCGTCCAGGTGGCCCTTGTCGCACGCCTTCTTGTAGAGGGCGGCCGCGCGGGCATCGTCCTTGGGCACGCCCGCGCCCTGTGCGTAGGTCAGCGCCGAGTTGAAGCACTCTCCCTTGTCGCCCTTCTTGCAGCCCTCCTCGTGGACCTTGGCCTGGCGAACCAGCTCCTCGCGGCCGAAGAAGGCCTCCTGCTTCTCGGCGGCCTTCGTCGGCGCCTTCGTGCCCCCCTTGGCGGGCGCCTCGTGTGCGTGCCCGTCATGCGCCGCGGGCGGCGGCTGCTGCTGCTGCGCGAGGGCGGGCGCCCCCAGCAGGGTGATGGCCAGACCGAGGCCGAGCACCCAGGGGCGCCGGCCGTTCTCGGTTGCAGAGCGAAGCATGTGGAAATCCTCCCGGGCTCGAAGGCCCATCCCGCTGGGGTATAGCCAGGATCTCCGCTCGCGCGAAGAGGGCTCGCCCCGGGCCAGCGTCCCGGCTCATCATGGAGTTGTACAATCTGGGTCGTGAATCAAACGGGAGGATCCATGTCCACGACGAACCTCGACTTCGCGCGCCGTTACTTCCGGGCCATCGAGCAGGGAGCGACGGGAGAGGCGCTGGCCGCCTTCTTCCACCCCGAGGTGACGCAGGTGGAGTACCCCAACCGGCTCGTCCCCGCGGGGGCGACGAGGGACCTGCGGGCACTGCTCGAGGGAGCGGAGCGCGGCCAGAAGGTGGTGGCCTCGCAGCGCTACGAGGTGCGTCACACGGTGGAGCAGGGAGACAGCCTTGCCCTCGAGGTGGCGTGGAGCGCGACGCTCAAGGTGCCGGTGGGCTCACTGCCGGCGGGAGGGACGATGCGTGCCTCGTTCGGGGTGTTCCTCACCTTCCGTGAGGGCCGCATCCTCTCGCAGCACAACTACGACTGCTTCGAGCCCTTCTAGCCAATACCCATGTCCAATCACAGACCGCTGCAGGCAGACACGCCCGCGGCCCCTCCGGAGCAGCCTTCCCCTACCCCGGCCACCCCCGGGGTCCAGGTGGAGGGTGTCAACAAGGCCTACCGCCGGGGCCAGCGCGTGTTGTCGGACGTGAGCCTCCACATCCGCGCCGGAGAGACGTTCGGCATCATCGGCCCCAACGGCGCCGGGAAGACGACCCTCTTCGGGTGCATGCTCGGCCTGCTGTGGCCGGACTCGGGCACCGTGCGCGTCGCGGGCCTGCCGCCGGACCACCTGGAGGTGCGCCGCCTCACCGGCTACCTCCCCGAGCGCCTCACCTTCGATCCGGGGCTCACCGCGCGCCAGTTCCTCGCCTTCCACCACTCGCTGGCCGAGCGGCCCGTCCGCGAGCGTCCTCAGGAGGTGGAGGCCCTCCTCACCCAGGTGGGGCTGGACAAGACCGTGTGGGACCGGGACACGCGCAAGTTCTCCCGCGGCATGCTGCAGCGGCTCGGCCTGGCCCAGGCGCTCGTCGGCCAGCCCCGCGTCCTCTTCCTCGACGAGCCCACGCTGGGCATCGACCCCGAGGGCGTGCTGCACCTGCGCGCCCTGCTGCGCGACATCAAGTCCCGGGGTGTCACCGTCATCATCAACTCGCACGACCTGGCCCAGCTCGAGAAGGTGTGTGACCGGGTGGCCTTCTTTCGCGCCGGCCGTGTGGAGGCCATCGAGGACCTGGGCTCGCCCTCGGCCACCCTCACCCGCCATGCGCTGGTGGTGCGCTGGGCCGGCCCCCAATCCCTCTCACCCGAGCAGCTCGCCACCGTGGCCGGGGAGACGGGCGCCACGCTGCTGGACACCGCGGAGGACTCGCTGCGCTTCTCCGTGGAGGATGACTGGGGCGCCTCGCGCCTGCTGGGGGCCCTGCTGAAAGCGGGCCTGCCCGTGGCCAGCGCCTCCCGCGAGGAGGGACGGCTGGAGCGCTTCTTCCAACAGCAAGGAGACCGGACCCCATGATCAGCCTGCCCCTCTACCGGTCCCGCGTCACCCGGAGCTTCCACCGGCTGTCCACGCTCGTCCCACCGCTCGCCTTCGTCATGGTGTCGCTGGCCTGGAGCGTGGCGATGCTCCTGTACACCAACTTCCTCCTCACTCCGGAGATGGAGCTCCCGGAGGAGGTCTTCCTCATCCCCCTGGGCGTGGGACTGGGCAGCATCGGCCGGGACGCCTCGGAGGGGCTGTTGCCGGTGCTGCTCACCCGTCCCCTGCGGCGCTCCACCTACGTGCTCAGCCAATGGGCGGCCCTGGGCAGCGTGGCCTCCTTCTGGGCGCTGCTCCACCTGGTGCTGCAGTGGGGCCTCATCGTCGCCGTCACGCCCCACGGGCCCATGCCGCTGGAGGTGCTGTACAACGCCCTCAGCCGCGTCTCGCTGTGCTTCGGCATGGCCGCCACCCTGGTGTGCTTCTCCACGCGGCTGCCGGGTTGGGGCCACCTCGCGCTCTGGGGCGTGCTTTTCTTCCTCGCCGAGCGGGTGCTGCCCGGCCTGGGCAAGGACGAGTCGGCCCGGTACGCCTTCACCGTGCGTCAGTACCTCCTGGGCCTGCTCATGCCCGAGCTGGACTTCCGCAGGACGTTCGCCGCCACGCCCCTGTCCTGGCTGCGGCTCACCACGTACTTCTCCAATGTCTCGCTGCTGTTGCTGCTCGGCATCCACGTCTTCAATCAGCGAGAGGTGTCCTATGCGTCCCGTTGATCCGGGCTCCACCCGCGCGCTGCCCCGCGGGTTGCTGGTGGCCGCCGTGCTGCTGCTGGGCGCCCGGGTGGCCAGCGCCGTCTACGAGCAGCACCACCCTTCCCAGCCCTGGAGCCTGGTGGCCTGGGTACCCCTGGAGCAGGCCGAGGCCCTCTCCCGCGAGCGCCACCTGCCCATCCTCTATTACTTCTCCGCCGACTGGTGCTCGCCCTGCCAGGTGATGGAGCGCGACGTCTTCAACAACGACTACGCGGCCCGCAACATCAACACGCGCTACATCCCCGTGAAGCTGAAGGATCGCCGCCAGGAGGAGGGGGAGAACCTGCCCGCCGTGCAGGCCCTCATCAAGGCGCACTCCGTCAGCTCCTTCCCCTCCTTCGCCATCGTGGGACTGGACGGAAAGCGCCAACGCCTGACACGCGGCTACGGCGGCTACACCTCCACGCTGCAATTCCTGCGCATCCCCACGCCCTCGGATTGAGGCAAGTACGAGAGCGGCACCGGCGGCGGCGAGACCGAGAGCGACTGAGTCAGCAGCAGCGCCCGCCGCCTCCGCGGTAGCGCGCCCGCATGCGCTCGTCGAAGAACTCCGGGTAGCTCATCACGGGCCGCCCGGGGTGCTTCAGCCGCATGTGCTGGACGTAGGTGTCGTAGTCGGGCACGCCGATGATCAACCGGGCGGTCCGCACCGCCTGGAGCCAGAAGGCCCTCAGCGAGTCTTTCGCGGCGCCCATGTCAGTGGCCCGCCGTGGCCAGGGGAACGGGAGCCGTCTCCTGGGCGGTGGGCACGGCCGAGCGGCGGGCGGCCAGTGCCGCGCGGATGCCGAACGAGACGGTGGCGATGACCAGCAGCATGAAGAGGACGGTGAGGGTGGCGTCCACGTAGTCATTGGTGATGACGCGCTCCATGTCCTCCAGGGTCTTCGCGGGCGCCAGCACCTTGCCCTCCGCGGCGGCGGCGGAGAACGCGCGGGCATGGGCGAGGAAGCTCACCCGGACCTCTCCGCCGAACACCTTCTGCCA
The sequence above is drawn from the Archangium gephyra genome and encodes:
- a CDS encoding BMP family lipoprotein, giving the protein MRLRHLALVLALPLLPACKSQKEAPPAAPAKPTAPETAAKAPTTQKSRIGLVLGLGGRGDQSFNDSALRGLEVWAAGVKYEEGGYKDVSSEELESTLQLSLGQDRARRNLQVTPLGITPIVLQSRVAEDYEPNLQLLVEEQGVALSLAVGFMLENAVEAAAKRNPDKHFLLVDSPLLSGQGEPYSLPNVRTVVFREEEGCYLVGALAGLTTKTGKVGFVGGMEIPLVKRFEAGFRAGVAATNPKATVVSNYTGGFTNFALGKQVGQDLLTKGADVLFAAAGVDGLGAIQAVKEARDEGKTVYVIGVDSDPSHLAPKAVLSAVVKRVDLVVYEAVRDEVQGRFQGGNQSLGLKEGGITYAPVRLDFPGKDGALARLEELKAKIISGELQVPTHPDQLRPATAAPGTP
- a CDS encoding tetratricopeptide repeat protein, with amino-acid sequence MLRSATENGRRPWVLGLGLAITLLGAPALAQQQQPPPAAHDGHAHEAPAKGGTKAPTKAAEKQEAFFGREELVRQAKVHEEGCKKGDKGECFNSALTYAQGAGVPKDDARAAALYKKACDKGHLDACNNLGIAYAEGTGVQKDPKQAFALFDKSCKAEDAKGCFNVGLAYNAGLGVDKDPGRAGASFEKACGKGHADGCFSLAIAHANGKGVEKNLEKSTALFSKACDAGHMTACNSLGVAYMAGYGVAKDPKRAVSLFEKACAAEFPGGCLNAGIAHRSGSGVAKSPERSREFIQKACNLGLEPACKALQPAPKAP
- a CDS encoding nuclear transport factor 2 family protein; translated protein: MSTTNLDFARRYFRAIEQGATGEALAAFFHPEVTQVEYPNRLVPAGATRDLRALLEGAERGQKVVASQRYEVRHTVEQGDSLALEVAWSATLKVPVGSLPAGGTMRASFGVFLTFREGRILSQHNYDCFEPF
- a CDS encoding ABC transporter ATP-binding protein gives rise to the protein MSNHRPLQADTPAAPPEQPSPTPATPGVQVEGVNKAYRRGQRVLSDVSLHIRAGETFGIIGPNGAGKTTLFGCMLGLLWPDSGTVRVAGLPPDHLEVRRLTGYLPERLTFDPGLTARQFLAFHHSLAERPVRERPQEVEALLTQVGLDKTVWDRDTRKFSRGMLQRLGLAQALVGQPRVLFLDEPTLGIDPEGVLHLRALLRDIKSRGVTVIINSHDLAQLEKVCDRVAFFRAGRVEAIEDLGSPSATLTRHALVVRWAGPQSLSPEQLATVAGETGATLLDTAEDSLRFSVEDDWGASRLLGALLKAGLPVASASREEGRLERFFQQQGDRTP
- a CDS encoding thioredoxin family protein; protein product: MRPVDPGSTRALPRGLLVAAVLLLGARVASAVYEQHHPSQPWSLVAWVPLEQAEALSRERHLPILYYFSADWCSPCQVMERDVFNNDYAARNINTRYIPVKLKDRRQEEGENLPAVQALIKAHSVSSFPSFAIVGLDGKRQRLTRGYGGYTSTLQFLRIPTPSD
- a CDS encoding YbdD/YjiX family protein is translated as MGAAKDSLRAFWLQAVRTARLIIGVPDYDTYVQHMRLKHPGRPVMSYPEFFDERMRARYRGGGGRCC